A single genomic interval of Alteromonas sp. BL110 harbors:
- a CDS encoding Bax inhibitor-1/YccA family protein: MDQRSMYSSASQPSVLQTNKVLRNTYMLLAMTLAFSAVCAGIAMAVGISPMMSLVMTIGAFITLFVVQKKADSASGIYWVFAFTGLMGASLGYTLNFYLGVAGPGLIMEALGATALVFFALSGYALTTKKDFSFMGGFLVVGLVVVLVAAIANIFFAVPAVSLAISAAIVFIMSGFILFDTSRIIHGGETNYIRATVSLYLNIYNLFTSILHLLGAFGGDD; this comes from the coding sequence ATGGATCAACGTTCGATGTATTCAAGTGCATCTCAACCATCGGTATTGCAGACGAACAAGGTTCTACGCAACACCTATATGCTGCTTGCGATGACACTAGCGTTTAGTGCGGTTTGTGCTGGTATAGCAATGGCGGTAGGCATTTCTCCTATGATGTCTCTTGTTATGACTATCGGCGCATTTATTACTCTTTTTGTAGTCCAGAAAAAAGCGGATTCAGCGTCTGGTATTTACTGGGTGTTTGCATTCACTGGTTTAATGGGTGCTTCACTAGGTTACACGCTTAATTTCTATTTAGGTGTAGCTGGTCCTGGCCTAATCATGGAAGCACTGGGTGCAACAGCACTTGTGTTCTTTGCGCTATCTGGCTATGCCCTTACTACTAAGAAAGACTTCTCGTTTATGGGTGGCTTCTTGGTTGTAGGTTTAGTTGTAGTGCTTGTAGCTGCTATTGCGAATATCTTCTTCGCAGTACCGGCGGTAAGCCTAGCAATTAGTGCAGCGATTGTGTTCATCATGTCTGGTTTCATCTTGTTTGATACAAGCCGTATCATCCACGGTGGTGAAACAAACTACATTCGCGCTACAGTTTCGCTATACTTGAACATCTATAACTTGTTCACGTCTATCCTTCACCTTCTAGGTGCGTTTGGCGGCGACGATTAG
- a CDS encoding TusE/DsrC/DsvC family sulfur relay protein, which translates to MTQETFSFTYSGQEIPTDKAGYLLDYTLWEEGMVEMLAEQENIELTDAHWEVVRFVRAFYEEYETSPAIRALVKAMANKFGPEKGNSRYLQRLFKKGPAKQATKLAGLPKPAKCL; encoded by the coding sequence ATGACACAAGAAACTTTTAGCTTTACCTATAGTGGTCAAGAGATCCCTACTGATAAAGCCGGCTATTTACTCGACTACACGCTTTGGGAAGAAGGTATGGTTGAAATGCTGGCTGAACAAGAAAACATCGAACTTACTGATGCCCATTGGGAAGTCGTTCGGTTCGTACGTGCATTTTACGAAGAATACGAAACCAGCCCAGCGATTCGTGCTTTAGTGAAAGCCATGGCCAATAAGTTTGGGCCAGAAAAAGGTAATAGCCGCTACCTGCAGCGACTCTTCAAAAAAGGCCCGGCCAAGCAAGCCACTAAACTGGCTGGATTACCAAAACCAGCGAAATGCTTGTAA
- the tusD gene encoding sulfurtransferase complex subunit TusD yields MAEYSILITSSPFQGDTALRALSFAQGVIDNGDVINNVFFYSEGVHHTNNLMLKTGDELFAFDGWKTLATEHGIELLVCITAAVKRGIVSELEAKENGLAQANLTAPFEQAGLGEFFTALHDCNRLVQF; encoded by the coding sequence ATGGCAGAATATTCAATACTTATCACATCATCACCGTTTCAAGGCGACACGGCACTACGTGCCCTCTCCTTTGCGCAAGGTGTTATTGATAATGGTGATGTAATAAACAACGTTTTCTTTTACAGCGAAGGTGTACACCACACTAACAACTTAATGCTGAAAACGGGCGACGAGCTTTTTGCGTTTGATGGCTGGAAGACCTTGGCAACGGAACACGGGATAGAGTTACTCGTATGTATTACCGCTGCCGTTAAGCGAGGCATTGTGAGTGAGTTAGAGGCGAAAGAAAATGGGTTGGCTCAGGCCAATTTAACCGCGCCTTTTGAACAAGCAGGCTTGGGCGAATTCTTCACCGCGCTCCATGATTGCAATAGGCTGGTGCAATTCTAA
- a CDS encoding DsrE family protein, producing the protein MAHLLIRFTQSPFSSAKSQDGLDFALAATNYGHDVKVLFENQGVLQLVKAASTKGLKNHTKRLASMPFFDIEECYVCKMSAETYDIEHVLANTDLVEELECKWVTSSEKVALIQRVDHVVTF; encoded by the coding sequence ATGGCGCATTTACTTATTAGATTTACCCAAAGCCCATTTTCCAGTGCGAAAAGCCAAGACGGTTTAGACTTTGCGCTTGCCGCTACAAACTATGGTCACGATGTTAAGGTGCTGTTTGAAAACCAAGGTGTACTGCAGCTGGTTAAAGCGGCGTCAACCAAAGGGCTGAAAAATCACACTAAACGTTTGGCTAGCATGCCGTTTTTCGATATCGAAGAATGTTATGTGTGTAAAATGAGCGCAGAAACTTATGATATTGAACACGTACTCGCCAACACTGACTTAGTTGAAGAGCTTGAATGCAAATGGGTAACTTCATCTGAAAAAGTTGCGTTAATTCAACGCGTTGACCATGTGGTGACCTTTTAA
- a CDS encoding DUF3360 family protein — protein MSQESSSYQNLHKPSSSFKSRDDYLNHELQILSPKRWRLNLPGKDYRVEWEDFVPGMAATIGKIVMVAAVVGAFAAPLGLSPEFVIENVRFELLIAAVLFVVLISGFLNPSANLAGTHGPLLPLVPLIVASGGHPMALGLLIGLFGFILGITKGGSILAKLTSNGVCGGLLLYLGFIGITGQVKKLFAWAESFDMAYLAFVVLIATILMYAWLEHIKKRWLAIPLGAVMAAVIAFAFGAPFEFTTSPGMPNLNPAYWWGEDTGWKLGLPDWSHFIAVLPFAVLAVSMWSPDFLGHQVFQKLSYPKKSERAHMNIDDTMIAASSRQAVGSLLGGGNISSSWGTYIIPASIARRPIPGGALVTGLLCVVAALWGYPMDLAIWPPVLCVALIVGVFLPLMEAGMQMTREGKTTQSAALVVISSVLVNPVFGWSFTMLLDNLGVVGCKDRAGDLGKAGRWVIPGITFLVLCTVMALIGMFPGVPAIMESFRM, from the coding sequence GTGTCACAGGAAAGTTCTTCTTATCAAAATCTTCACAAACCGAGCAGTAGCTTTAAATCACGAGACGATTATTTAAACCACGAATTACAAATACTTTCTCCTAAACGTTGGCGGTTAAACCTACCTGGTAAAGATTATCGCGTTGAGTGGGAAGACTTTGTGCCCGGTATGGCTGCAACCATAGGTAAAATTGTTATGGTTGCCGCCGTCGTTGGTGCATTCGCAGCGCCGCTTGGTTTATCACCTGAATTTGTTATTGAAAACGTACGCTTCGAGTTACTTATAGCCGCCGTATTGTTCGTTGTTTTGATTTCAGGTTTTCTTAACCCGTCTGCCAATTTAGCGGGAACCCATGGGCCGCTTTTGCCACTGGTGCCTCTTATCGTTGCTTCTGGTGGTCACCCCATGGCGCTCGGCCTGCTCATCGGTTTGTTTGGTTTCATATTAGGCATAACAAAGGGCGGTAGCATACTCGCTAAACTCACCAGTAACGGTGTGTGTGGTGGGCTATTGCTATATTTAGGTTTCATAGGCATTACAGGCCAGGTTAAGAAGCTATTTGCTTGGGCAGAGAGCTTCGACATGGCTTATTTAGCCTTTGTAGTGCTGATTGCCACTATTCTTATGTACGCATGGCTAGAGCATATTAAAAAGCGCTGGTTAGCCATTCCACTTGGCGCAGTGATGGCTGCAGTAATAGCTTTTGCTTTTGGCGCACCGTTTGAGTTCACCACATCGCCGGGTATGCCTAATTTGAACCCTGCATATTGGTGGGGCGAAGACACAGGCTGGAAACTAGGCTTACCAGACTGGTCGCACTTTATTGCAGTGCTTCCTTTTGCTGTACTCGCAGTGTCTATGTGGTCGCCAGACTTTTTGGGGCATCAAGTTTTTCAAAAGCTTAGCTACCCTAAAAAAAGTGAAAGGGCGCACATGAATATCGATGACACCATGATTGCAGCTTCAAGCCGTCAAGCAGTAGGAAGCTTATTGGGAGGTGGTAATATATCCTCTTCGTGGGGAACCTACATTATCCCTGCGTCTATTGCTCGCAGACCCATTCCCGGTGGCGCATTAGTTACCGGGCTATTGTGTGTTGTCGCCGCGCTGTGGGGTTATCCTATGGACCTAGCTATTTGGCCTCCAGTACTCTGTGTGGCTTTAATTGTTGGCGTGTTCCTTCCGTTAATGGAAGCGGGTATGCAAATGACACGAGAAGGAAAAACAACCCAGTCTGCGGCATTGGTCGTCATTTCGTCTGTGCTAGTTAACCCTGTATTTGGGTGGTCTTTTACCATGCTATTAGATAATTTGGGTGTAGTTGGATGTAAAGACAGGGCAGGTGACTTAGGCAAAGCTGGGCGCTGGGTGATTCCTGGTATTACTTTCTTAGTGCTGTGTACGGTTATGGCATTAATCGGTATGTTCCCTGGTGTGCCAGCAATAATGGAAAGCTTTAGAATGTAG